A DNA window from Gigantopelta aegis isolate Gae_Host chromosome 4, Gae_host_genome, whole genome shotgun sequence contains the following coding sequences:
- the LOC121372403 gene encoding uncharacterized protein LOC121372403, with product MDNQHLLMPFQNDPWKSPSQPVLLQNAPTDPRYCFISSENYIDSLEKKLKQLKGKTAKESTSKEMVDSLGRVRDDQMQSFLNTDSCDRLMDFSVDITDPSAAAFLQRRLHPERQAVNSEELVYLLQDDALSKTVTENSENIEECSDDSITLSKTDLQVSTNQ from the exons ATGGATAATCAACATCTTTTGATGCCTTTTCAAAATGATCCCTGGAAATCTCCTTCACAACCTGTTTTATTACAGAATGCACCGACAGATCcaagatattgttttattagttcTGAAAACTACATTGATTCACTAG AAAAGAAGCTGAAGCAACTAAAAGGAAAGACTGCCAAGGAGTCTACATCAAAGGAAATGGTAGATTCTTTGGGTCGAGTTCGTGACGACCAAATGCAGAGCTTCCTGAATACAGACAGCTGTGACAGACTGATGGACTTCTCTGTGGATATCACAGACCCTTCTGCTGCCGCATTCCTACAAAGGCGTTTGCATCCCGAGAGACAGGCAGTTAATTCTGAGGAACTCGTGTACTTACTGCAAGATGATGCTCTGTCTAAAACTGTTACAGAAAACAGTGAAAATATTGAAGAATGTAGTGATGATTCCATAACGCTGAGCAAGACAGATTTGCAAGTTTCAACAAATCAATAA